From one Lolium rigidum isolate FL_2022 chromosome 4, APGP_CSIRO_Lrig_0.1, whole genome shotgun sequence genomic stretch:
- the LOC124708375 gene encoding GDSL esterase/lipase At5g03610-like, translating to MKLHTAVLGVILLLALVLNPNGVEARPAPADGHQKKSSSYSLFVFGDDFADNGNLPLTDPVTQMSRQWAYPYGSSYVDADGNPRPNTSSGRFSNYKIQSDFIATILGLEEAPPAHALTAEKACDPSGMTFAHGGAGVLDTTSAHKVPTLAKQVDTFKKMVKDGIISEKQLSRSVALVAISGNDYYGNTGVIGLSAPNDINAYIAKVTKEIADNVDQVQKLGVTKVLVNNLHPVGCTPSQTRTNNYTACDVFGNLGAYVHNNNLKQVMAAKKNVHVVDLYTAFSNIVDNVPGKGQELSKQFKRKLSPCCESFDSKGYCGQQGESSELLYSVCDKSNKFFYWDDMHPTHTGWEAVMKQVEKPLGEFIDQN from the exons ATGAAGCTTCATACGGCCGTCCTGGGCGtcatcctcctcctggccctTGTTCTAAACCCCAATGGCGTTGAGGCACGGCCTGCTCCTGCCGACGGCCATCAGAAGAAGTCGTCAAGCTACAGCCTTTTCGTCTTCGGGGATGACTTCGCCGACAATGGGAACCTCCCGCTAACCGATCCCGTCACCCAGATGTCGCGGCAGTGGGCGTACCCCTACGGCTCCTCCTATGTTGACGCCGATGGAAACCCACGACCAAATACTTCGTCGGGACGCTTCTCCAACTATAAAATTCAGTCCGATTTCATTG CAACGATCCTGGGGCTCGAGGAAGCACCTCCAGCCCACGCCCTCACGGCGGAGAAGGCCTGCGACCCTTCCGGCATGACCTTCGCTCATGGTGGTGCTGGCGTGCTGGATACCACGTCGGCACACAAGGTACCCACCCTCGCCAAGCAAGTGGACACTTTCAAGAAGATGGTTAAAGATGGGATCATCTCAGAGAAGCAACTGAGTCGCTCCGTGGCCCTCGTGGCCATCTCCGGCAACGACTACTACGGGAACACCGGCGTGATTGGCCTGAGTGCCCCAAACGAT ATCAATGCTTATATTGCGAAGGTGACCAAGGAGATTGCCGACAATGTGGACCAAGTGCAGAAGCTCGGGGTGACAAAGGTTCTTGTCAACAACTTGCACCCAGTCGGTTGCACGCCATCGCAAACAAGGACCAACAACTACACCGCGTGCGATGTTTTCGGAAACCTAGGTGCATATGTCCATAACaataacttgaagcaagtgatggcAGCAAAGAAGAATGTCCACGTTGTTGACCTCTACACCGCCTTCAGTAACATCGTGGATAATGTGCCTG GTAAAGGCCAAGAGCTATCCAAGCAATTCAAGCGGAAGTTGTCGCCGTGCTGTGAGAGTTTCGATTCAAAGGGTTACTGTGGACAACAAGGCGAGTCGTCGGAGCTTCTTTACAGCGTGTGCGACAAGTCCAACAAATTTTTCTACTGGGATGACATGCACCCAACACATACAGGGTGGGAGGCAGTGATGAAACAGGTTGAGAAGCCCTTAGGGGAGTTTATAGATCAAAACTAG